The Litorilinea aerophila genome window below encodes:
- a CDS encoding glycosyltransferase family 2 protein has product MNREAMAHSHPEPTATLHELQEPRKEAPTEASPYLSVVIPARNEEGTLGQVVERCFAAFQELACTGEVLVVNDGSTDGTADVLAALQDRFPTLTVFTHRRSQGMTAALRHMFAASRGEIVILIPADMESDPLQDIPALVRHLEAHNLDAVAGWRQGRKDGKVFASAIYNLVMRTMAGVPVHDANWIKAMRREVIDSLPPLRSDWHRFLLMIAVHQGFRVGEVQTSYRPRPAGSSKFGWERIPISFLDVLVVKFLLTFSQAPMRFFGGLGLAGIAVSLLTFLYLTGLYIFADTQKRPIFIAAGILAIIGILLLLVGFLAELIVSQGERIAELEKRLLRRDPE; this is encoded by the coding sequence ATGAACCGAGAAGCGATGGCCCACTCCCACCCCGAGCCCACCGCCACGCTCCACGAACTCCAGGAGCCGCGCAAGGAAGCCCCGACCGAAGCTTCCCCCTACCTGAGCGTGGTCATCCCGGCCCGCAACGAGGAGGGAACCCTGGGCCAGGTGGTGGAGCGCTGCTTCGCCGCTTTCCAGGAGCTGGCCTGCACCGGCGAAGTGCTGGTGGTCAACGACGGCAGCACCGACGGCACAGCCGATGTGTTGGCCGCCCTCCAGGACCGTTTTCCCACCCTGACCGTCTTCACCCATCGCCGCAGCCAGGGCATGACCGCCGCCCTGCGCCACATGTTTGCCGCCAGCCGGGGGGAAATCGTCATCCTGATCCCGGCGGACATGGAGTCGGACCCCCTCCAAGACATCCCCGCCCTGGTGCGCCACCTGGAGGCCCACAACCTGGACGCAGTGGCGGGGTGGCGCCAGGGGCGCAAGGACGGCAAGGTCTTCGCCAGCGCCATCTACAACCTGGTCATGCGCACCATGGCCGGCGTCCCCGTCCACGACGCCAACTGGATCAAGGCCATGCGCCGGGAGGTGATCGACAGCCTGCCGCCCCTGCGCAGCGACTGGCACCGTTTTCTTCTCATGATCGCGGTGCACCAGGGCTTTCGGGTGGGGGAAGTGCAGACATCGTACCGGCCCCGGCCCGCGGGCAGCAGCAAGTTCGGCTGGGAGCGGATTCCCATCAGCTTTCTGGATGTGCTGGTGGTCAAGTTCTTGCTCACCTTCAGCCAGGCGCCCATGCGCTTCTTCGGTGGCCTGGGCCTGGCCGGCATCGCCGTGAGCCTCCTCACCTTCCTCTACCTCACCGGCCTTTACATCTTCGCCGATACCCAGAAGCGCCCCATCTTCATTGCCGCGGGCATCCTGGCCATCATCGGCATCCTGCTTCTGCTGGTGGGCTTCCTGGCGGAGCTCATCGTCAGCCAGGGCGAGCGCATCGCCGAGCTGGAAAAACGCCTCCTCCGCCGCGACCCGGAATAA
- a CDS encoding two-component regulator propeller domain-containing protein yields MVLLGSIQRHELPIYAQGSPDPRWTRFTQQSDRLASNNVWSILVDEGALWFGTDNGVSRFDGTWTTYPSLGENAQTNAEGLPDLGHFTPNGLTLALARDPENGHVWAGTDTGSVARWDGDTWHLVAQFRSPVHVLVAFGGRLWVGTDQGLYSVANGNEATPATALGEQPIYAALAADDVLWLGALDGLWQYRQGEWRQIASDQPYFSAGVYALWIDNLGRIYAGTPFGLVWGWSFGSNWHLVETLDELSKPALVQALAGDFQGDVWAATDGAGAVVYDPRQDTTRAYGITGDPNLTTRFVRDVAVDQDGSVWFATPAGVFRYQKQMWFNDEQGSSLDDPLNYINDLLVARDGTLWIATGGAGVRHKVGVTSRDRVFGPEDGVPSSVLTLAEDSQGGIWIGTFEGVRRFDGEAWQEPIAAEALPAPVIASLLNEGDSMWIGTVAGLVHYDVVTGEYTPVSELAGHSIEAMALDSMGRLWLGTRGDGIFLRQSNGSWRQFLYDPNDPDSLPGNFIEGSGLAPDPKVDGGMWAIVSQQGLVHWDGQRWSLADPSNQLPSNLLWTVYTDPVDGSLWIGSEAGVSHFDGLTWGTFNTQDGLLSPIIYAIVRTEEGGYWMGGRTGLSYYRPDHTPPWIRIGLLTGNYQRAANGELQITLGDDLIVNFTAGDLQTPVEKLKILYRETGPQHFYDWREIAGDFLQVNFQETGEHLLEFWARDQSFNYSAIATQRITVIPPPQRVNVPLLGPVEREIFQTLLILGAVALLGAGYVSLEIIQNRRRSAEAVSRGYNPYISGEPVRRDDMFFGRRELVQRIVDTLHNNSIMIHGERRIGKTTLLYYLVNVLRDVDDPEYWFVPIYIDLEGTPQEEFFHLLMEEIAHGIAALPEAEEELMPTLNALRYLTTPASAYTDRDFNRDLREVIELLQGYAQRHHPGKQLRLILLMDEMDVMSRYDHLIQQQLRRIFMREFAATVGAVVAGIQISKEWERVESPWYNLFNEIALEPFSREQAIELLVEPVRGYYTYDPAAIEFILDKSEGRPFRIQQYGLEAVNHMLAAGRRRIRLEDAEAAHEHIQNNTSPLPQPPGSGPETATPPDTGAQPNGVQGTEAQSDHARS; encoded by the coding sequence ATGGTCTTGCTCGGCAGCATCCAGCGCCACGAGCTGCCCATCTATGCCCAGGGCTCCCCCGATCCACGCTGGACGCGCTTCACCCAACAGTCCGACCGGCTGGCTTCCAACAACGTCTGGTCCATTCTGGTGGATGAAGGGGCCCTATGGTTCGGCACCGACAACGGCGTCAGCCGCTTCGACGGCACCTGGACCACCTACCCCAGCCTGGGTGAGAATGCCCAGACCAATGCCGAGGGACTTCCGGACCTGGGGCACTTTACCCCCAATGGTCTGACCCTGGCGCTGGCCCGGGATCCGGAGAATGGTCATGTCTGGGCGGGGACGGACACGGGCAGCGTGGCCCGCTGGGACGGGGATACATGGCACCTGGTGGCCCAGTTCCGTTCACCCGTCCATGTGTTGGTTGCTTTCGGCGGACGCCTCTGGGTGGGGACCGATCAGGGGCTCTACAGCGTGGCGAATGGGAATGAGGCCACGCCAGCGACCGCCCTGGGCGAGCAGCCCATCTACGCCGCTTTGGCCGCGGACGACGTCCTCTGGCTGGGCGCCCTGGATGGCCTGTGGCAATACCGGCAGGGGGAGTGGCGGCAGATTGCCAGCGACCAGCCCTACTTTTCCGCCGGTGTCTATGCCCTCTGGATCGATAACCTGGGGCGCATCTACGCCGGGACCCCCTTCGGCCTGGTCTGGGGCTGGTCCTTCGGATCCAACTGGCACCTGGTGGAGACCCTGGACGAGCTGAGCAAGCCGGCTCTGGTCCAGGCTCTGGCCGGTGACTTTCAGGGGGATGTGTGGGCCGCCACCGACGGGGCCGGCGCAGTGGTCTATGACCCCCGGCAGGATACCACCCGGGCCTATGGCATCACCGGCGATCCCAACCTGACCACCCGTTTTGTCCGGGATGTGGCCGTGGACCAGGATGGCTCTGTCTGGTTTGCCACGCCGGCTGGCGTCTTCCGCTATCAGAAGCAGATGTGGTTCAACGACGAGCAGGGCAGTTCCCTGGACGATCCGCTGAACTACATCAACGACCTGCTGGTAGCCCGGGACGGCACCCTTTGGATTGCCACCGGCGGGGCGGGGGTGCGCCACAAAGTAGGCGTCACCAGTCGGGACCGGGTCTTCGGCCCGGAGGATGGCGTCCCCAGCAGCGTCCTCACCCTGGCCGAGGATAGCCAGGGGGGCATCTGGATCGGGACCTTCGAAGGGGTGCGCCGTTTTGATGGGGAAGCCTGGCAGGAGCCCATCGCAGCCGAGGCGTTGCCCGCCCCGGTGATCGCCTCCCTCCTGAACGAAGGCGACAGCATGTGGATCGGCACCGTCGCCGGCCTGGTCCACTACGACGTGGTGACCGGGGAATATACCCCAGTATCGGAGCTGGCCGGCCACAGCATCGAGGCCATGGCCCTGGATTCCATGGGGCGCCTCTGGCTGGGCACCCGCGGGGATGGCATCTTCCTGCGTCAATCGAATGGCAGTTGGCGCCAGTTCCTGTATGACCCCAACGACCCGGACAGCCTGCCCGGGAATTTCATCGAAGGCAGCGGCCTGGCCCCGGACCCCAAGGTGGACGGCGGCATGTGGGCCATCGTTTCCCAACAGGGGCTCGTCCACTGGGATGGCCAGCGCTGGAGCCTGGCCGATCCCAGCAACCAGTTGCCCAGCAACCTCCTCTGGACCGTCTACACCGATCCCGTGGATGGTTCCCTGTGGATCGGCAGTGAGGCCGGAGTTTCCCACTTTGACGGCCTGACCTGGGGGACCTTCAACACCCAGGACGGCCTGCTCAGCCCCATCATCTACGCCATCGTGCGCACCGAAGAGGGCGGCTATTGGATGGGTGGGCGGACGGGCCTCTCCTACTACCGGCCCGATCACACCCCCCCGTGGATCCGCATTGGCCTTTTGACCGGCAATTATCAGCGGGCAGCCAACGGCGAGCTCCAGATCACCCTGGGTGACGATCTCATCGTCAACTTTACCGCTGGCGATCTCCAGACCCCGGTGGAAAAGCTGAAGATCCTCTACCGGGAGACAGGCCCCCAGCATTTTTACGACTGGCGGGAGATCGCCGGAGATTTCCTGCAGGTCAACTTCCAGGAGACGGGGGAGCACCTTCTGGAGTTCTGGGCCCGGGACCAATCCTTCAACTACTCGGCCATCGCCACCCAGCGTATCACCGTGATCCCACCTCCCCAGCGGGTGAATGTCCCCCTCCTGGGGCCGGTGGAGCGGGAAATCTTCCAAACCCTGCTGATTTTGGGGGCTGTGGCCCTCTTGGGCGCCGGCTATGTGAGCCTGGAGATCATCCAGAATCGGCGGCGTAGCGCTGAAGCGGTGAGCCGGGGCTACAACCCCTACATCAGCGGCGAGCCCGTGCGCCGGGACGACATGTTCTTCGGCCGGCGGGAGCTGGTCCAGCGCATCGTGGATACCCTGCACAACAACAGCATCATGATCCACGGGGAGCGGCGCATCGGCAAGACGACCCTCCTCTACTACCTGGTCAACGTGTTGCGGGATGTGGACGATCCCGAATATTGGTTCGTGCCCATCTACATCGACCTGGAGGGGACGCCCCAGGAGGAGTTCTTCCACCTGTTGATGGAGGAGATCGCCCACGGGATAGCCGCCCTGCCGGAGGCGGAGGAGGAGCTGATGCCCACCCTGAACGCCCTCCGCTATCTGACCACGCCCGCGTCCGCTTACACCGACCGGGATTTCAACCGGGATCTGCGGGAGGTGATAGAGCTGTTACAGGGCTATGCCCAGCGACACCATCCGGGCAAACAGCTGCGCCTCATCCTGCTGATGGATGAAATGGACGTGATGAGCCGCTACGATCACCTGATCCAGCAGCAGCTACGCCGCATCTTCATGCGGGAGTTCGCGGCCACCGTCGGCGCCGTGGTGGCCGGCATCCAGATCAGCAAGGAGTGGGAACGGGTGGAGAGTCCCTGGTACAACCTCTTCAACGAAATTGCGCTGGAGCCCTTCAGCCGGGAGCAGGCCATCGAGCTGTTGGTGGAGCCGGTGCGCGGCTACTACACCTATGACCCGGCCGCGATTGAGTTCATCCTGGACAAAAGCGAAGGTCGGCCCTTCCGGATCCAGCAATATGGTCTGGAGGCCGTGAACCACATGCTGGCCGCGGGCCGCCGGCGCATCCGGCTGGAGGATGCCGAAGCAGCCCACGAGCATATCCAAAACAACACCAGCCCGCTGCCCCAGCCCCCCGGCAGCGGCCCGGAGACGGCCACGCCCCCGGATACGGGCGCCCAGCCAAACGGCGTGCAGGGGACAGAGGCTCAATCCGACCATGCCAGGAGCTGA
- a CDS encoding glycosyltransferase family 39 protein, which translates to MNPSSWPRSWLRFWQTPWPDLLVLAVAALTRFWRLDYHSIWFDEAVSLRWAGADPAYTWQKTFQLVEEKHPPLYYLALHFWQTLLEPFGLAQDDGALRALGSLLGVATVLGILLLASRLSGRGIGRLAGLLVALSPVLVWYSQELRMFQPATAAIVWAAYSLLRAWQASRRRLWWWLGFVACLEAALYTYLFSAFVLPAAGLTLLLLGWQSRDRRRLVEGVGALGLASLLFLPLARNAWLVNAAEGEPGRAFADFAHNLRRLLQIFTVWRVEWPQPLLLAALILLAGLVLVGLAWPRAQGTGDRLWLLCWIGVPLLIANVLLSRSSSIFAEDRYLIFLAPFVLWAAARGGAILARRWPAAGWPVLAATVLLLAAALPPLWTPARYRENWRAAARYILQYQTASPGLPAAVVTHVDYTHDALEWYLRQRMHFDELPVFFPWGGRLEPDDVETVIAPPLQGLVDFGAATLWLTQSHLAGVDDQRLVEGWLNQHFPRITEQYPAGIKLSGYALRSHFPELPALAPTARHPDLALAPNLMLAACEVTTPVLRARDDEMHPPSGWVHVRLWWQARGPIAGDYTATAQVVGPEGVWGEGLPNEGSALRLWPTSTWPAESTFVRDELDINLNPATPPGEYGVTVGLQDGQGERGPVMAECGRVTIED; encoded by the coding sequence ATGAATCCATCTTCCTGGCCTCGTTCCTGGCTTCGCTTCTGGCAGACACCCTGGCCGGACCTGCTGGTGCTGGCCGTGGCTGCCCTGACCCGCTTCTGGCGCCTGGACTACCACAGCATCTGGTTCGACGAGGCGGTCAGCCTGCGCTGGGCCGGTGCCGATCCTGCCTACACCTGGCAGAAGACCTTCCAGCTGGTGGAAGAGAAGCACCCGCCCCTCTACTACCTGGCGCTCCACTTCTGGCAGACGCTGCTGGAGCCCTTTGGACTGGCCCAGGATGACGGGGCTTTGCGGGCGCTGGGCAGCCTCCTGGGCGTGGCCACGGTACTGGGCATCCTGCTGCTGGCCAGCCGTCTCAGCGGCCGGGGGATTGGCCGCCTGGCCGGGCTCCTGGTGGCCCTCAGCCCGGTGCTGGTCTGGTACAGCCAGGAGTTGCGCATGTTCCAGCCCGCGACCGCCGCCATCGTCTGGGCGGCCTACTCTCTGCTGCGGGCGTGGCAGGCGTCCCGGCGTCGGCTCTGGTGGTGGCTGGGCTTTGTGGCCTGCCTGGAGGCCGCTCTGTACACCTATCTCTTCAGCGCCTTTGTGCTCCCGGCCGCGGGCCTGACCCTGCTGCTCCTGGGGTGGCAGAGTCGGGACCGCCGGCGGCTGGTGGAGGGAGTGGGGGCTTTGGGCCTGGCCAGCCTGCTCTTCCTGCCCCTGGCCCGCAACGCCTGGCTGGTCAACGCGGCCGAAGGAGAGCCAGGCCGCGCGTTCGCGGACTTTGCCCACAACCTGCGGCGTCTGTTGCAGATCTTCACCGTCTGGCGGGTGGAGTGGCCCCAGCCGCTGCTCCTTGCGGCCCTCATCCTCCTGGCTGGGCTGGTGCTCGTGGGGCTGGCCTGGCCCCGCGCCCAGGGTACTGGTGATCGGCTGTGGCTCCTGTGCTGGATTGGTGTCCCCCTCCTGATCGCCAACGTGCTCCTCAGCCGCAGCAGCTCCATCTTCGCCGAGGATCGCTACCTGATCTTTCTGGCGCCCTTCGTCCTGTGGGCCGCGGCCCGGGGAGGGGCCATCCTGGCCCGACGATGGCCAGCCGCGGGATGGCCTGTCCTCGCCGCGACGGTGCTGCTCCTGGCGGCGGCCCTGCCTCCCCTGTGGACGCCCGCCCGCTACCGGGAGAACTGGCGCGCCGCCGCCCGCTACATCCTCCAATACCAGACCGCCAGCCCTGGCCTGCCCGCTGCGGTGGTGACCCACGTGGATTACACCCACGACGCCCTGGAGTGGTATCTGCGGCAGCGGATGCACTTTGACGAGCTGCCCGTCTTTTTCCCCTGGGGCGGACGGCTGGAACCCGACGACGTGGAGACGGTCATCGCGCCGCCGCTGCAAGGTCTGGTAGACTTTGGGGCCGCCACCCTGTGGCTGACCCAAAGCCACCTGGCCGGGGTGGACGACCAGCGGCTGGTGGAGGGCTGGCTCAACCAGCACTTTCCCCGTATCACCGAGCAGTATCCGGCGGGGATCAAGCTGAGCGGCTATGCCCTGCGCAGCCACTTTCCCGAGCTGCCCGCCCTGGCGCCCACAGCCCGCCATCCCGATCTAGCCCTGGCGCCCAACCTGATGCTGGCCGCCTGTGAAGTGACCACTCCCGTCCTCCGGGCCCGGGACGACGAGATGCATCCCCCCAGCGGCTGGGTCCATGTGCGCCTGTGGTGGCAGGCCCGGGGGCCCATCGCCGGGGACTACACCGCCACAGCCCAGGTGGTGGGGCCGGAAGGGGTGTGGGGCGAGGGGCTGCCCAACGAAGGCTCTGCCCTGCGCCTCTGGCCTACCAGCACCTGGCCGGCCGAATCCACCTTCGTGCGGGATGAACTGGACATCAACCTGAATCCGGCGACGCCCCCCGGCGAGTATGGGGTGACCGTAGGTCTGCAGGATGGCCAGGGGGAGCGCGGTCCGGTGATGGCGGAGTGTGGGCGGGTGACGATTGAAGATTGA
- a CDS encoding DegT/DnrJ/EryC1/StrS family aminotransferase: protein MELSIPLVDLKAQYRTIQPAIDEAIQRVLASANFIMGSEVAAFEEAFARYCGATHCVGVSSGTAALELTLRAYGIGPGDEVITVAHTFIATAEAISAVGARPVFVDIDPATYTLDPDCLAAAITPATRAVIPVHIYGQPADMTRINAIAREHHLVVIEDAAQAHGATWAGTPAGHLGHAACFSFYPGKNLGAYGDAGAVVTDDPAVAEAVRLLRNHGRHSKYIHEQKGFGHRLDALQAAILRAKLPYLDRWTAARRRLAARYTALLADSSLALPAEAPDAASAWHLYVVRSEQRDELLAFLNAHGVAAGIHYPVPLHLQPAYADLGYGPGDLPVTEAVAATCLSLPLYPELCDEQQDRVVELLYAFEAEREQGNPG from the coding sequence ATGGAGCTGTCGATACCTTTAGTCGACCTGAAAGCCCAGTACCGAACCATCCAGCCGGCCATCGATGAAGCCATCCAGCGGGTGCTGGCGTCGGCCAACTTCATCATGGGCAGCGAGGTGGCCGCCTTCGAGGAGGCCTTTGCCCGCTACTGTGGCGCAACCCACTGCGTAGGCGTCAGCAGCGGCACCGCCGCCCTGGAGCTGACCCTGCGGGCCTACGGCATCGGACCAGGGGATGAGGTGATCACCGTGGCCCACACCTTCATCGCCACCGCCGAGGCCATCAGCGCAGTAGGGGCCCGCCCCGTCTTTGTGGACATCGACCCGGCCACCTACACCCTGGATCCGGACTGCCTGGCCGCAGCCATCACCCCGGCCACCCGGGCCGTCATCCCCGTGCACATCTACGGCCAGCCCGCGGATATGACCCGCATCAACGCCATCGCCCGAGAGCACCATCTGGTGGTCATCGAGGATGCGGCCCAGGCCCACGGGGCCACCTGGGCCGGGACTCCCGCCGGTCACCTGGGACACGCGGCCTGTTTCAGCTTCTATCCCGGCAAAAACCTGGGCGCCTATGGCGATGCTGGCGCCGTGGTCACCGACGATCCAGCCGTGGCCGAGGCGGTGCGCCTGCTCCGCAACCACGGCCGCCATTCCAAGTACATCCACGAGCAGAAAGGCTTTGGCCATCGCCTGGACGCCCTGCAAGCGGCCATCCTGCGGGCCAAGCTGCCCTACCTGGACCGGTGGACCGCCGCCCGGCGTCGCCTGGCGGCCCGCTACACCGCCCTCCTGGCTGACTCGTCCCTGGCGCTGCCGGCGGAAGCCCCCGACGCGGCCTCGGCCTGGCATCTCTACGTGGTGCGGAGCGAGCAGCGGGACGAGTTGCTGGCCTTCCTCAACGCCCACGGCGTCGCCGCGGGCATCCACTACCCGGTGCCCCTCCACCTCCAGCCGGCCTATGCGGACCTGGGTTACGGGCCCGGCGACCTGCCGGTGACCGAGGCGGTAGCCGCCACCTGCCTGAGCCTTCCCCTGTATCCAGAGCTGTGCGACGAGCAGCAGGATCGGGTGGTGGAACTGCTGTACGCCTTCGAGGCGGAACGGGAACAGGGAAACCCAGGATGA
- a CDS encoding AAA family ATPase, which produces MRNPYIVGRWVRGSNHYGRQRLIQYLLESHDTATWMVGTRRMGKTSVLRQLELLTDRPESELVPLFWDLQGCGSMEDLSYELSFALEDVAERFAAHQIDVETLAGQDAVTILRRLARQLNQQGKRLFLLVDEAEVLLEITDREPQGLARLRKAFMEGRQRTIITSTKLLARLNDLSAGWTTSPFLFGFSLVNLWKLDVNASVALIRQTQSPEPVQVDDQTVEDILTHTNRHPYLIQYLCQRLFQVSEAGQGYLRPVEDEDLMADHILSGFFQIDFRYLTTIERRLLLAVAQMTVARETDILAALSDEAPARIKMFLYGLDKLGYLRQVYGQWALGNEFLARWVRDHLEELRHQLDSNIDEAAHERLLTIGHQTELAYLQGEVVRLQQELAALRSRQTPHLDRAEARYLAQEIARVAADLEDARSELARIRLDRG; this is translated from the coding sequence ATGCGTAATCCATACATTGTGGGCCGTTGGGTGCGTGGCTCCAATCACTATGGACGACAACGCCTCATCCAGTATCTGTTGGAAAGCCACGATACGGCCACCTGGATGGTGGGCACCCGGCGCATGGGCAAGACATCGGTCCTGCGTCAGCTGGAGTTGCTCACCGACCGGCCCGAGAGCGAACTGGTGCCCCTTTTCTGGGATCTCCAGGGCTGTGGGAGCATGGAGGATCTCTCCTACGAGCTCAGCTTCGCCCTGGAAGATGTGGCCGAGCGCTTCGCGGCCCACCAGATCGATGTGGAAACCCTCGCCGGTCAGGACGCTGTCACCATCCTGCGGCGCCTGGCCCGGCAGCTCAACCAGCAGGGCAAGCGTCTCTTCCTGCTGGTGGACGAAGCCGAAGTGTTGCTGGAGATCACCGACCGGGAGCCCCAGGGGTTGGCCCGTCTGCGCAAGGCCTTCATGGAGGGTCGCCAGCGCACCATCATCACCTCCACCAAGCTGCTGGCCCGGCTCAACGACCTCAGCGCCGGCTGGACCACCAGCCCCTTCCTGTTCGGCTTCAGCCTGGTGAACCTCTGGAAGTTGGACGTCAACGCCTCGGTGGCCCTCATCCGGCAGACCCAGTCACCGGAGCCGGTTCAGGTGGACGACCAGACGGTGGAAGACATCCTCACCCACACCAACCGCCATCCCTACCTGATCCAGTACCTCTGCCAGCGGCTCTTCCAGGTATCCGAGGCAGGCCAGGGCTATCTCCGCCCCGTGGAGGACGAGGACCTGATGGCAGACCACATCCTCTCCGGCTTCTTCCAGATCGATTTCCGCTACCTGACCACCATCGAGCGTCGGCTGTTGCTGGCCGTCGCCCAGATGACCGTGGCCCGGGAGACCGATATCCTGGCTGCCCTCAGCGATGAGGCACCGGCTCGGATCAAGATGTTCCTCTACGGGCTGGATAAGTTGGGCTATCTGCGGCAGGTCTACGGCCAGTGGGCCCTGGGCAACGAGTTCCTGGCCCGCTGGGTGCGGGATCATCTGGAGGAGCTTCGCCACCAGCTTGACTCTAACATCGACGAAGCGGCCCACGAGCGCCTGCTCACCATCGGCCATCAGACCGAGCTTGCCTACCTGCAAGGGGAAGTGGTCCGTCTGCAGCAGGAATTGGCCGCCCTGCGCAGCCGGCAGACCCCTCACCTGGACCGGGCCGAGGCCCGATACCTGGCCCAGGAGATCGCCCGGGTCGCGGCCGACCTGGAAGATGCCCGCAGCGAACTGGCCCGCATTCGGCTGGATCGGGGATAG